The genomic window caataaaaatttaaataatttccgCAAGGGTAAagacataaatattattccaGCGGTaagttataaatttaaaatgtatcttaCCATTTAGGGTTAAATATGGAGCTGCACTAATATTCTGACACCATATACTTAAATTTAAGACTAAAATAATGAATGGTTTGATATTAATTGGCGAATTATCCGAAAATGTGGCATTTTTGCCACGAGACATGTTGCTTTAATTCATTTGTCTTTCACAGATATGCTTTCCTTTGAATAGAATTTCACATACCTACATAATTATGTTAAATGTTAAGtattaaattaagttaaataatatacaCACACGAGAACACTTATTGACACaagatttttttatttataacaacTTTGAATCAGGCTCCCTAATTCCAACCTTTTAATGGATTTATATATTCTctgtttaaagtttttggttttaagaTCGGTGTATTTCATATAAATACAATAGTTTTAGCTGGcttgcatttttataaaatgctTTCAGTTCTAACACGTCTTTCGTTGGCATCGACAATCATTTTTTCAATGGTAAGCTCTTATCAACCCTTAAACAGCGCTTTTTAATGTTTCTGCAAGTACGACTTGTATACAGATTTTTGTTATTCTGCAGCCCTGAAAATATACGCGCATGCCCATTgtcacatacatatgtaatttaaaatttcgGAGGTTACAATTAATTGTCTTTTTTTAATCTTCCCTTTTAGAAATAATCAACTACGTACgctgttttcttttattgctTACTCTTAGTATCAAAGTATACTAATATTTACATAGGgcaaaatacatatacatatgtcaTTTTTAAAACGGACGAAGCTCAAATAAACGAGACGATAACACATTTGTCTCTAAAATTTTTACAATCATTTGGTACTACTAAAAGTTACATTTACAAAAAACGGTAATGGTAAGCGGGTCATTATGAACATATCCAAAAAATTCTACATGTTATTTATACTAGTTAcacgtagagtaaaaggttaATGGATTGgatgaaaagtatttaacaagtagaaggaagcgtttccgatatatatgtatgtatattcttgatgTAGACTACCAATTTCTATTACTATGCCAacaatattttgaaatatcaTCTTAGTTCTAGTATCATATATTTGGGAAAATCGACAATAGCATTCtcgtttgttttttatcaataccaataaaatattaattttcaccctaaatttaattatttgagGATTAGTGTCAGTTACTTAGGCCCAAGACGGGGCACACAATAAAATTCTCTTTCGCTCTATCGCAGGCTTGTCCCGTCTTCGTCAACCTTTCGGTATTTCTTTTTGAAAATCCATTTTTAATTCCAAAAATAGCTCCATACAGGTAGAACTATAACTTATCAATTACCAGCTTCCATAGGATCTGATCCATGTGGAAAATGACACTCTTCGAACTAAAGATCATATACACTCTGCAAACGTGGTCAAATTCTTTACTTTAGAAGATAACGCCGTTTCCGGTCAGGGTATTTTCGTGCACCTAACGTAATTTCTCAACAGCTCTTCCGCAACAGTCGCATTATTTGTTAGTTACAGTacttaaattgaaaatgaaaatacaaattcaaaaattgtttacatATTCATCAATAGGTTTGTCTGGTATAAGCACGGCGATTGGGAAATTAAGgtatgtatattgtatacatacatatatgattgCTGCCTTGtttgtaaatatgtatacatttaaaaagtGTCCATATTCATGAGTGTGTTTTGGGAAcgtttatatgtatgtacatttctATACTAGTCGTACCCGAACGGAAAGCTTGTGTACCATAAATACATTCAAAATAATATCTCGtaattttcgaaatatttttatgtatttttctGAAAATACTGTTTCTTCTCTTAATATGTACACGTTATCTCGTCATGGATTTGGTGTTGTTTTGCGAGTTCTTATGTTTAACAGTGTCTTAAGTGCAAATCAATAATATAACGTATTAAAccttacaaataaataaacatcaACCGCAAGCTGGCTAAGTTATTGTCTGTTAATAAAGTTATGCAATAGTAATGTTTATTCCAGAAATCCAACAATAATATTGTGtactttgaaatatttataaaatcaTTCACATATGTAGATACCAATTCTATTGTATATGTAAGCTATCTTCAATTAGAAAAGCaaatatatgcatttataaataattttgtgcGTTTACCTAGCATATTACTTTTCAAATCTCCGCATAAATGTTAACCTACCttctaaaaatatgtaatgTGCTAATGCACTGACAATTAATATGTATCAAACGTAGTGTCAAACTTAAAAATGTGCACGTCGAACCCCTGTATATACAATAAAAAAGTATACAGACCTATcggtatttatttataagataCCATCTTAAATCTCTCTGTCAACGTAAAATATGGAATTTGCAAAGAAACACGAAAAATCTGTGAACTATTTGACGACATTGAGAAGTCCAATGGCGGTCGTAAAAAAAAGGTCAGGGCAGTTGGAAAGAGCTCTTGAGGAAGTGAACGACGGTACAGCCGTATCGGAAATATGGTCGTTGCCGTCAGAAGACCCACATTGTCCAGATGCCTTTAGCATGCGTAAGCCAGTGAATTTTGGGAGTAAGCTCTTTGAAGGAGCTCCTTCTCCAAATAAACTGCGACGTCGCAGCATAAAAGACAAGGAAAAAAAACGCGAGCGCTGGCTTCTAACTCGAAAAACCTGGAGATATATGACAGATGCAGGCCGCAAGCTAATTCCCGATGGTTATCAAACTGGGTCAGGTAATCATGACCTAATTAAAGATCAATTTCAACGGGTGTGTTTATCTGAaccaagttttattttatggaGTCGACGAAGAACATCATATCCAGGAGCATTCAGCAGTTCAAAGCAGAGATTAAAACCATTGTCGAGGCACGCAAGTGCCACCCGCAGAAAACATGCAGTTGATGCAACAAAAGATTATCATATTGCCGATCGAGTCATCGAATTATTGCAGACGTATCTTCAACTTCGTGATGCATACAAAACCACAACATTACTTGGAACTAAAACGGTTCGGCCAGACCAAACATCATCTCCTAGTGCACAAAGGCCTaactttaaaaacaagagTGTCAACCATCAAGTAATGTCATCCGGCACATCGATTCAAAGCGAGCTTTTGTCCCATCTTAAATTGTTATCTAATAGCCCTATATTTGCACATGAGGGAGTTCAGTTTAAGTTTGGCAATGCACACCTAGACATTCTCGAAGACAAAGTTCTTTTGAAGAAAATCTATAGCGCACTTAAGAAACAGCAGCTTCATCGAACGCTACATTCCAATGATCCGTATATCGATAATATTTCAACTTCATTGTCTTGCTTATTAAAAAATGGAATGCAATTATCTAGAGGTATCATTGATATAAACAATAAGTTACTACATGAAAATGTTGTATGTCTTAAGAATTGTGATACTACCCCCCTTTTATCAAGCGCAAAAACAGAACTTTATTTAGATCTGAATAAAGTCCCACAAAACGTTGAGTTTAAAAACGAATGCCACTCGAACGGGCAGATCGTTGAAAGAATCCTAAAAACCTGTGGAACTCAAACGAACTTTATTCAACTTAGCGAGCTAAAAACTTTGGCGCAGCAGTACAACCCCACGGTAAAAAATTGCAATACTACTGAAgagccaaataaaaatgacTGTTTAAAATCTTCCAATTTAATAAGTAGGAAAAGTTCAATTGACGAAGATATTTCTCAATCAGTTAGCGATACGATTAAACGGTATTTAAACAtggcaagaaaaaaaagtatgCAAGATTCTGACTCAAACCGATTTAAATCGATTAACTATGACAAAAACTTGAGAAATATCAAAGCAAAGGGCGTAATAAATCCACCGGGAATAAGTGCAGGATTACACAAAGCTGTACAAACGTTAAATGCTTGGCCTCTCATAGCTTTGGATTTTATACGGGGAAACGAATGTTCTTCAAATCTTAAAAACGCTCACTTAGAATGGTTAAGATTAGAGGATGAGCGAAGTCAGATACATTTAGAGTGGGAAAAAAATCTAACAGAAATAAGGAGTAAAGTGCACACAAATCCACAAATTGCAAGTCCGGGAAACAGCCATACGTATTCCAAGTGCATTTCTGCACCTACTTCGCCGACTAGTCATTCAAAGTTAGAAAAGGCTATAAAGACTTCCAGCGGACTAATATCTTCAAGTtctcaatttattttaaatattttgcacgGACATAGTAATGCTGGACACAATTTTAACACACTTACAGACAAATTCCTGGATTCAAGTAAGTATAAATGCGTattgtttatttcatttatatacCGTTGGAGTCAGGTCTAAACTAAGCAAAAGAGAACGCCCTAGTCTGGTGCCTCGGTTCGATTTGAACTACATTTTGGTGTTCATTGacgttttattattattattattaaagaatttggGCGCCAAAAATATGATAGTTGCAAAgagttaaaataaaaattttctgTACTTTTGTTACCAGATCTATGGATATTAAATAATCTGTCTATCCTTTAAAGTATGCAGGCTGACTTTCTTAAAAAAGTTCAAAGGAATGTGTTTGAGGTTTAActgtgtatttatatatagaagatgtttttaatatttcacaATAATCTTAACCGATAAAGTAGAATTTGTGGGAAATATATTCAAACTATCTCCCTCTCCCAAAATCTGTACTGTACTGTACGCGATGGTAGATTTGTTCACTACTATAATTActcaaaacaagagagaaagacgtagtcgagtttctcgactatcagatacccgttactcagctagtggaagtgcaaacgagaaaaaataagttttttattatatcaatagaaatttgaatttgaaaagacaaataataccattcttaaaaatttcaaccctttttttaaaatgtgtgGGATGTTTTGGACGGTTTAAGGGCTACACATTCATTAATTTGCACTGCGtatatgtctctggaatctgaATGCCTAATCTAAACCATCTAGCATTTTTGTTTCCTGAGATGTCGATATATacatgttacatactttttaatgaattattatacccttttactctacaagtaacgtttataaaaatattttatgattaaaataaacatgATGCAAAATGTTGTAGTtcttgtaaaaaaaattgtttttttactttttcgaGATGGAAGGGTGAATGGAAGAGTAACTATTTAATGTCCAACTGGagttaaatattatattaaagtTACCGAAAAACTTATCAGGTTGGGTATAACATTATAACTTCCTCCTAATTACCTTGACTTACTTCCAATTTTAGATCAGGGTCATGCAACGGCAAGTATGCAGAAGTCAAAATCGTTATCTAATGTGGGCCAATTTGTAACAAAACGAATGTGGCGGAGTCGATccaaaagccaaaataaaCGGAGTGTCTCTAAGAACTCTACACCAACTCTAAAATGGTATCCGTCGGTGAGAAAGTTAAActtgtaatttaaattaaatacaaaaccttttaaaatcaatttcagGAGAATTATTTATGGATTTCAGAGTCTGGCGAATCTTTTCAAATAGTGGAGACAAATCTAACAAGGCTGTCAAAAACAGAATCAGATATAGTAAAAAATTTTGCATTCGAAAAAATTCAGGAACTAAATATTGGAGATATTGAAGGTTAgttaaaattaacatttggatgcatttgtaaaatagtaATTACCATAAAGTAATTGTATTTCTGAAAGTATGACCTGCGGAATCGATTTATACCTGTCCGTTCAGTTATTGTAAAGAATGTTaaaggaagcgtttctgatcctataaagtatatatattcttgatcaggatccCTAGTCGAGTTGATCCGGCCATGACCGTCTTTTTGTCCAAATGCTCGTCGAGATCTAATCAACAagaaaagctaaaaagttgaaattaaGTATGCAGATTCCAAAAACATAGACACGAATTCTAACGCCCAAGAATGTCAATCACACAcatttgaaaatgtattttttattaatcttgtTCAAAACTGTCACTTCCACATTTTTTTGAGTCATGATGTTTTTTTGTGGGAAAATTCCAATAGTTCataattaatacaaaataatttatatttttattaaatcatgatgtatattaaaaataaagctTATAATGACcatgttttattaattaaatttatagaTCTAAAAATATCGTTCCAAAAACGACAAGCTACTCCTAAAAAAAAATCCTTGACTACAAGCTTTTTTGATAATGGAAAGAAATATGATGACAGTAAGTGAATTTATGCATACAGCCTATTATTATTAatcacaattttaaaaataattaaaacttattatattttaagaTGGTCGCACAGTATTGTTCGGAACTTCTTTGGAATGTTGCTTAGCAAGAGACAGACAACGCAAAGTTTATATAGAAGACCGATCGAAGTATTCACTAATGTCAGTGTTTCGTGGAAGCGGTAGTAGCCCAGGAAGTGTTTTGAAGCTTAATGATAATGTAAGTCTTATAATTTCGaccaatttttaaatttatctcTATCCGTCCTGCTTCTTATAAACGAACACACGCACAAGCTGAGCTTACCGCACAGTTTTAGTTgattatataatatatcagTTAGAAATGAAGAACTAagaagaattaaattaaagcttAAAGCGTCTCCAAATAAGATAGTAAAAAGTGTTTAGACTAATTAAGGGGCAGTCATATTCCTAAACAAGATGGTGCTTTAAGTCCCGCTAATAGAGCAATACCTAGctatgttttattttttctatcCTTTAAGTGTCCAAGCTCTTCAGACTCCCTAGAAAttgttatatgtatgtaagatGGAAAGGCATCAGGAAAGCAGCAGAAAGtcagcagaacagcagcatACTACcagcagaaaagcagcagaGTACTAGAAGAAAAATCAGCAGAATATCAGCAGAGGATTAAGCAGTTCAACATTAACAttacagcagcagctgaaaaGTACATGACGCGCTATGACATTGGGGAAAAAAAGGGCAGGCAACGCGGAAGCAAGAGGAAGCGAGATATCAGAAGAAGGAGGAATCAGCAGAGACAGAAAAGTGACGCCAAAGGAGAAAAAGTGAAGAAAGCAAAAATAGCCGAACAATCTTGTTACACTTCCAACAATATTAATACTTAtactttataataatatatcgAGTTGAGCATAATAACTCAGCTGACATTTGGGGGCTCGTCCTAGTCTGGAAAGTGCAAGTGATCACGCTGTCCCGAGGTCTTAAAAGAATCAAGAAGCGGGAAAGAATAACTGATAAGTGAGAAGACAATAAAGCCAGAATTTTCTAGAATTCCACTTGCAAAACGAAGTCAGCCGTACTATACAAGGTCAGTGGCTGCTGCAGGGAAAAATCGTAAAATGACGGATTTGGATAACGACGATCAGAAGCTCGAAGAAGCAAGTAGAGCGGCCTCCAATGCAGGAGTTGGGGCTACTGAAAACTGCTCTATCGCCGAAAACACAAGGACGCTGAAGGATCTTGTCGAGCTCATCGCCGGAAACTGGGGATTCGACGATAAAAACAATACTAGTTGCTCAGTAACGGCGGAAAGCTTTGCAAAAATCATTCCTGAGTTTGACGGTGAACCCATACCAGTCAAGCATTGGTTTAACAATTTTGATCTTAATGCTGAAGCTTACGGTTTAAACATTAAGCAGATGTATGTCCAAGCGTTTCCATGACGAACCCTGCGAAATTGTTATTGGATTCGACTTACGTACATCAATACACCGAGACTGCTAGAGACTGGGTTTAGTCGTCAGTACGTATGCAATGCAGATGACCATGAGCAGCTCTGTGATCGAAAAAAGGGAAAGCAGGAATCATTTCACGAGTATCTTTTGCAGATGAGAAAGATTGCAGCACTTGGCAGCTTAGATGCACGTTCGGTAATACGCTATATAGTGGATGACCTAAAAATGAGGAGCGTCTTTAAATACACTCTCTATAGTTGCAAATCTTTTAGAGAGCTGCAGGAGCAGTATGAGGTTTTTGAACGCGTAgccgaaaaggaaaaaaagcCGTTCCAGTCAAGCGATGGTAATTGGACATCAAACCAGAAGAAGCAGCACGAGTTCAACGATAAAAAGAATCATTGCTTTAACTGTGGATCCGCAGATCATTTGCGTAAGGATTGCAAGGCTGCCACAAAATGCTTTAGTTGCAACAAAGAGGGACACATGTCTAAGAATTGTCCTGGATCAGCTGCTGGTATTCAAGTTGTGCGAGGTTCGAATCGCATGAAGAAGGTCACTCTTAACGACGTAGAAGTTGAATGCCTGGTGGATACTGGAGCCGATGTATCTATATTGAGAAAGTTCATTTTCAACAAAATCCCGAATGTCGTCCTGGAGAAAAGCGCTTCGAAGTTGCGTGGGTTAGGAAAGAAAACGACGAGCACAGTGGGATGCTTTTTTGCTGATATTGCGGTAGACGAAGTGACAGTTCCGCAAAAGTTTGTTGTCGTAGAGGATGAGGACATCGAGTATGACGCGCTGCTTGGACTCGATTTTATTTCAAAGTTCAACCTTTCATTGTCGGCAGAAGGGAATAAGTCTGCTTCCCCGCTGGGAGAGAGAGCTTGTGAGGAACCAAATCAGATGagtatttataatattaacACAAATGATGAAATCGATGTTCCTCCCCATTACGCAAAAGAAGTGTCGATGCTgatcaaaaaatataaggcAGGTTTCAGAGATCCCAGTTAAGCTGCGAATTGTTCCAGATGGCGAGATCATCCCATTTCGTCAGCACCCGAGTCGATTCGCAATTGCCGAAAAAAAAGATGTTGAAAAGCAGATTGGCGAATGGTTAGCTGCTGGAATATACAACCGTCTACATCAGACTTTGCTAGTCGCCTGGTTCTTGTAAACAAAAAGGATGGAACACGTCGCATATGCCTTGATTTTCGGAAGCTGAACTCGATGGTGTTGAGGGACTGTTTTCCCGTCCCGGTAATCGACGACGTTCTAGAAAAACTGCAAAAAGCGAAGTATTTCAACGTATTGGATTTGGAGAATGGCATCTTTCACGTTGCTATAGAAGAAGAGCGCAAGAAATACACTGCATTTATCACCAAATCAGGACTCTACGAATTCAACAGGACGCCGTTTGGATTTCGAAACTCGCCGGCTGTTTTTATTCGCTATGTGAACCACATATTTCAGGAGCTGATGAACAAGGATGCTCTGGACTTATATATGGATGATATAATAATTCACGCCGAGACTGCAGAGCACTGTTTGGAAAAGATGGCACTAGGTTTTAAAAAAGCAGGAGCGTTTGGTTTGAAGATCAAGTTGCGAAAATGTCACTTCTTGCAGACAAAGATTTCCTTCTTGGGCCATAAAATCGAAAACGGAAATTTGTGGCCTGGGCTAGAGAAGACGGCAGCAGTTAGCAAATTTTCGGTGCCGAAAAACGTCAGAGctgttgcgtacaccctttttgGACGATCGTAAGACTTTAAAGATTCAAAGCCGGAAtctaaaagcaggggaaggggtaccatcaccccgttgactcagttggattgcgacaaagaaaatgcaagtcgacagtaaacgagtctccgatgacccggtcagcggccgcaatagattgcagaaagtaaaaaaaatcaacaccagttccgggcACACTTCACCGAAGGGGGTATTGACTacccaaaataggggaaagtgagaaatatgattcttaggtgggaacacttggcacagaagaccaatagatcagaaaaaaGCTCTttgccggtataaaaagaccatggATCACCGATGAAAGGGCAGGCAGATAGAGagtcagtacccgggtaaacaCCCGTCGTCCGTCGGTACCCGGGAAAACATCCGTACGTCAGATACCCGGGCAATCATCCTTTTGTCCATCGAGGAGAAGACTCAGGGATAACTCCAGTCTCAAAGAAAAACgtcaaggagcaaggacactAGCATCCTTTAAAGGAaataacaggactaacaaggaacacactttgaaggaagaccatagtTCCACGAAATTCTtaggatgggcggcaaggttgtcgaccacaaaCAGGAAATAGAAGGAGTACCAcataccctggaattcatcgctATACTGATCTTCCTTGCTCTGTTAAAGATCGTAAAAATGTATaagagatccgtacagcggaggagggaccatcaccatgTCCTGGACAGAATTGTCTCTGGAGTCCCGCAgagtgcttaattaaaaatacaaactgcaaaataattaaaaggtCAAGTGAACCGGTGCAGGCCGTTAATGTGAACAtcagcaaaaaccaaacaacagCAAGTGCTCGCTCCAAGTAACCTGAGAGCCGAATAGCAGCCAAAGCGTGCTACAAAAGAACAGAAACCCAACTCATTCATACGTTTATGTATATGCATACTCGACTTAgtgtatttatacccgttactcgtagagtaaaagggtatactagattcgttgaaaagtatgtaacaggcagaaggaagtgtttccgaccatataaagtatatatatttttgatcaggatcaatagccgagtcgatctggccatgtccgtctgtccgtccgtatgtccgtctgtccgtccgtatgaacgtcgagatctcaggaactacaaaagctagaaagttgagattaagcatacagactccagagacatagaagcagcgcaagtttgcaaattcatgttgccacgcccactctaacgcccacaaaccgcccaaaactgccacgcccacacttttaaaaaatgttttgaaattttttcatttttgtattagtcttgtaattttctatcgattcaccaaaaaactttttgccacgcctactctaacgcccttaaaccgccaaaaactgccacgcccacacttttgaaaaatgttttgatattttttcatttttgtattagtcaaaaagccaaaaactgtgAGTGTTGAtgactctccttcgcacttctactagctgagtaacgggtatcagatagtcggggaactcgactatagcgttctctcttgtttttgttatgcgaaaacaagagccctcagagcgtcgtttgtagtcgtgaatagccaacaatttttgt from Drosophila santomea strain STO CAGO 1482 chromosome 4, Prin_Dsan_1.1, whole genome shotgun sequence includes these protein-coding regions:
- the LOC120454860 gene encoding uncharacterized protein LOC120454860 isoform X1, whose product is MEFAKKHEKSVNYLTTLRSPMAVVKKRSGQLERALEEVNDGTAVSEIWSLPSEDPHCPDAFSMRKPVNFGSKLFEGAPSPNKLRRRSIKDKEKKRERWLLTRKTWRYMTDAGRKLIPDGYQTGSGNHDLIKDQFQRVCLSEPSFILWSRRRTSYPGAFSSSKQRLKPLSRHASATRRKHAVDATKDYHIADRVIELLQTYLQLRDAYKTTTLLGTKTVRPDQTSSPSAQRPNFKNKSVNHQVMSSGTSIQSELLSHLKLLSNSPIFAHEGVQFKFGNAHLDILEDKVLLKKIYSALKKQQLHRTLHSNDPYIDNISTSLSCLLKNGMQLSRGIIDINNKLLHENVVCLKNCDTTPLLSSAKTELYLDLNKVPQNVEFKNECHSNGQIVERILKTCGTQTNFIQLSELKTLAQQYNPTVKNCNTTEEPNKNDCLKSSNLISRKSSIDEDISQSVSDTIKRYLNMARKKSMQDSDSNRFKSINYDKNLRNIKAKGVINPPGISAGLHKAVQTLNAWPLIALDFIRGNECSSNLKNAHLEWLRLEDERSQIHLEWEKNLTEIRSKVHTNPQIASPGNSHTYSKCISAPTSPTSHSKLEKAIKTSSGLISSSSQFILNILHGHSNAGHNFNTLTDKFLDSNQGHATASMQKSKSLSNVGQFVTKRMWRSRSKSQNKRSVSKNSTPTLKWYPSENYLWISESGESFQIVETNLTRLSKTESDIVKNFAFEKIQELNIGDIEDLKISFQKRQATPKKKSLTTSFFDNGKKYDDNGRTVLFGTSLECCLARDRQRKVYIEDRSKYSLMSVFRGSGSSPGSVLKLNDNVRSWESLPSKSLEYGITDLSEYSRGSFTNILKPLASLSHSEIERNKMNFVKSFEEPSKLMVPIFVNTCIDYLEEKGLQQVGLFRVSTSKKRVNQLREEFDKDINFGISVDTCPHDVATLLKEFLRDLPEPLLCNTLYLTFLKTQRIRNRRLQLEAISHLIRLLPEPHRDTLYVLLVFLAKVAARSDDIWSTDGCCVTLGNKMDSNNLATVFAPNILRSTLLTFSRDKEQENMSDAINVVRLSHRQSVKNSFRQILYMLLFFQIIFFTRTMINHYEALFKISAELLNAIYTHGLEACPEKLYELISTKVNGSEWTQQEIDDPQPSSLSNVAFETPIEGKRNDNINDLSNIDLKNWQDKPTDHSHPDESHNENLEILTASLKISVPEQSYKSPKESIKNQELKTSYKKISKSSHLANISDVGVKTLGADDDENKIEIPTSNNFFGIHKQDIRKKTTYKRQHLISSSRRINQEP
- the LOC120454860 gene encoding uncharacterized protein LOC120454860 isoform X2: MEFAKKHEKSVNYLTTLRSPMAVVKKRSGQLERALEEVNDGTAVSEIWSLPSEDPHCPDAFSMRKPVNFGSKLFEGAPSPNKLRRRSIKDKEKKRERWLLTRKTWRYMTDAGRKLIPDGYQTGSGNHDLIKDQFQRVCLSEPSFILWSRRRTSYPGAFSSSKQRLKPLSRHASATRRKHAVDATKDYHIADRVIELLQTYLQLRDAYKTTTLLGTKTVRPDQTSSPSAQRPNFKNKSVNHQVMSSGTSIQSELLSHLKLLSNSPIFAHEGVQFKFGNAHLDILEDKVLLKKIYSALKKQQLHRTLHSNDPYIDNISTSLSCLLKNGMQLSRGIIDINNKLLHENVVCLKNCDTTPLLSSAKTELYLDLNKVPQNVEFKNECHSNGQIVERILKTCGTQTNFIQLSELKTLAQQYNPTVKNCNTTEEPNKNDCLKSSNLISRKSSIDEDISQSVSDTIKRYLNMARKKSMQDSDSNRFKSINYDKNLRNIKAKGVINPPGISAGLHKAVQTLNAWPLIALDFIRGNECSSNLKNAHLEWLRLEDERSQIHLEWEKNLTEIRSKVHTNPQIASPGNSHTYSKCISAPTSPTSHSKLEKAIKTSSGLISSSSQFILNILHGHSNAGHNFNTLTDKFLDSNQGHATASMQKSKSLSNVGQFVTKRMWRSRSKSQNKRSVSKNSTPTLKWYPSENYLWISESGESFQIVETNLTRLSKTESDIVKNFAFEKIQELNIGDIEDLKISFQKRQATPKKKSLTTSFFDNGKKYDDNGRTVLFGTSLECCLARDRQRKVYIEDRSKYSLMSVFRGSGSSPGSVLKLNDNVRSWESLPSKSLEYGITDLSEYSRGSFTNILKPLASLSHSEIERNKMNFVKSFEEPSKLMVPIFVNTCIDYLEEKGLQQVGLFRVSTSKKRVNQLREEFDKDINFGISVDTCPHDVATLLKEFLRDLPEPLLCNTLYLTFLKTQRIRNRRLQLEAISHLIRLLPEPHRDTLYVLLVFLAKVAARSDDIWSTDGCCVTLGNKMDSNNLATVFAPNILRSTLLTFSRDKEQENMSDAINVVRTMINHYEALFKISAELLNAIYTHGLEACPEKLYELISTKVNGSEWTQQEIDDPQPSSLSNVAFETPIEGKRNDNINDLSNIDLKNWQDKPTDHSHPDESHNENLEILTASLKISVPEQSYKSPKESIKNQELKTSYKKISKSSHLANISDVGVKTLGADDDENKIEIPTSNNFFGIHKQDIRKKTTYKRQHLISSSRRINQEP